Proteins found in one Seonamhaeicola sp. S2-3 genomic segment:
- a CDS encoding TraG family conjugative transposon ATPase, translating to MNNINLSTYHPILDIQGHTVFASNGNLVLCYGVSLPEIYSLSEADFEDIHGAWFQAFKSLPNGTVIHKQEVYRKSQYSAQQLPNSTFLQKATHRYFKGRGYLRHQSYLFFVMPHNRALNAPKFTNPFRKLDKGIYRQMDHNTEAFISAVNDAVSFVNNSRRVSLNPLDENEIMSLTGNYFNGYNEGFDTDIQLKKPHIDIGDHHFDVLAINSELCFGETVQSSKTNDRFTSDDFVFHQGFIDGLGLDLDEDHIVNHILYLDDKHKWRKLLEKKIEELNKSSNFGTQNKVVLKKIEDIVDKINRDDSSRIIRGHLNVLFWCGDAERLGQVASKIKTEFKELDMLPYSPKGEERKQYFLNSHPCHCSNFSNSDLYVTDLKHALCLFINNTNYRSDAEGIIFNDRQHNIPVLKDVWDENKKRIKARNFAIFAPTGEGKSFLANNILRQYFEQDVRLVIIDLGGSYSKFAKLYPDAHIILRYEQGKNLGINPFFMARESDLTPERLEDLGVFLLELMAETRPTKAQEVAIKKVLLNYYKKVRKAHSLESLYRFVDGHKDTLLRELSIKEDHFNVTDFLHILSEYVDGGLYSFLFNVGDDQTYKIEDKRLIVFELDEVRDNKEILSVMLKLIKSAIQRTIWRNRSERGIILFDEFAKQLKFDNVLESVEFYYQAIRKQNGAIGIILQSINQLPDSSTSASILENTQVIYSLRNEKGYAELKKRLNLSAHDLNQLKSIRNNLTGGRKHTEMFIKIGKESNIFRLEVPPEVFAAYLTDGSESTQIMELYETCGDMETAIEQFLKHKNK from the coding sequence ATGAATAACATCAACCTTTCCACATACCATCCCATCTTGGATATCCAAGGACACACCGTCTTTGCCAGCAACGGGAACCTGGTACTCTGTTATGGGGTCAGTCTACCAGAGATCTATTCCCTTTCGGAAGCGGATTTCGAGGATATCCATGGGGCATGGTTCCAAGCCTTTAAGTCACTGCCCAACGGCACGGTCATCCACAAACAGGAGGTGTACCGAAAAAGCCAATATTCGGCACAGCAGTTGCCCAACAGCACCTTTCTACAAAAGGCCACCCATCGGTATTTCAAGGGACGCGGCTACCTGCGGCACCAAAGCTACCTGTTCTTTGTAATGCCCCACAACCGGGCATTGAACGCACCGAAGTTCACCAACCCCTTCCGAAAGCTGGACAAGGGCATATACCGACAAATGGACCACAACACCGAGGCCTTTATATCGGCGGTAAACGATGCCGTCTCCTTTGTGAACAACAGCCGAAGGGTATCACTAAATCCATTGGATGAAAATGAAATCATGTCACTTACCGGCAACTATTTCAACGGTTATAATGAGGGCTTCGATACGGACATCCAACTGAAAAAGCCCCATATCGATATCGGCGACCACCATTTTGACGTACTGGCCATCAACAGCGAGCTGTGCTTTGGCGAAACGGTGCAGAGCAGCAAGACCAACGACCGCTTCACCTCGGATGATTTCGTGTTCCACCAGGGCTTTATCGACGGACTGGGTCTGGATCTGGACGAGGACCATATCGTGAACCACATCCTCTACTTGGACGACAAACATAAATGGCGCAAGCTATTGGAAAAGAAGATTGAGGAATTGAACAAAAGTTCAAATTTCGGGACCCAGAACAAGGTCGTCCTCAAAAAAATTGAGGACATTGTCGATAAGATCAATCGGGACGATTCATCGCGCATCATCCGCGGGCACCTCAATGTGCTGTTCTGGTGCGGTGACGCCGAACGTCTTGGCCAGGTCGCTTCCAAGATCAAAACGGAGTTCAAGGAACTGGACATGCTGCCCTACTCCCCCAAGGGCGAGGAGCGCAAGCAATATTTCCTGAACTCGCACCCCTGCCACTGCTCCAATTTTTCGAACAGCGACCTGTACGTGACCGACCTGAAGCATGCCCTCTGCCTGTTCATCAACAATACCAATTACCGTTCGGATGCCGAGGGCATCATATTCAACGACCGGCAGCACAACATCCCCGTACTGAAGGATGTTTGGGACGAGAACAAAAAACGCATCAAGGCCCGGAACTTTGCCATTTTCGCTCCCACTGGCGAAGGCAAGTCCTTTTTGGCCAACAATATCCTTCGCCAATATTTTGAACAGGATGTCAGGTTGGTGATCATCGATCTGGGCGGTTCCTATTCCAAGTTTGCCAAGCTCTACCCCGATGCGCACATCATCCTTCGCTACGAACAGGGCAAGAACCTGGGCATCAACCCCTTTTTTATGGCACGGGAGTCCGACCTGACACCGGAACGCTTGGAGGATTTGGGGGTGTTCCTATTGGAGCTCATGGCCGAAACCCGGCCCACCAAGGCTCAAGAGGTCGCCATCAAAAAGGTGCTGCTCAACTACTACAAAAAGGTACGTAAGGCACATTCACTGGAATCGCTCTACCGCTTTGTCGATGGTCATAAGGATACGCTCTTACGGGAACTCAGCATCAAGGAAGACCATTTCAACGTCACCGATTTTCTGCACATCCTTTCGGAGTATGTGGACGGCGGGCTCTACAGTTTCCTGTTCAATGTGGGCGATGACCAGACCTATAAGATCGAGGACAAACGGCTCATCGTCTTTGAACTGGACGAGGTTAGGGACAACAAGGAAATCCTTTCCGTGATGCTGAAGCTCATCAAGTCGGCCATCCAGCGTACCATTTGGCGCAACCGCTCCGAGCGGGGTATCATCCTTTTCGATGAGTTCGCGAAGCAACTGAAGTTCGACAACGTATTGGAGAGCGTGGAGTTCTACTATCAGGCCATACGCAAGCAGAACGGCGCCATTGGCATCATTTTGCAGTCCATCAACCAACTGCCCGACAGTTCCACCTCGGCCAGCATACTGGAGAACACACAGGTCATCTACAGTCTCCGCAACGAAAAGGGTTACGCCGAACTGAAGAAACGGCTCAACCTCTCCGCCCACGACCTGAACCAGCTCAAGTCCATCCGCAACAACCTGACCGGTGGCCGCAAGCACACCGAGATGTTCATCAAGATCGGCAAGGAGAGCAACATCTTCAGGCTTGAAGTACCGCCAGAGGTCTTCGCCGCCTACCTGACCGATGGCAGCGAAAGCACCCAGATTATGGAACTCTATGAAACCTGTGGTGACATGGAAACCGCCATCGAACAATTTTTAAAACATAAAAATAAATAA
- a CDS encoding conjugal transfer protein TraK has protein sequence MKTPYKNIYDVLKLNRFIVLASVIAAAVTAIVSVLMVIKLHRDTVGSAFVVNTDGSAIPLKLVSQNENLKVEILSHLELFHTYFYDIDASNYERHLEKALWLGNSSVDNLYRQKKADGVFNRLLQYSLVQRVLDIESKVDVQNEPYGFETRLVFEINRGATTDTYELITTGKLIRVDRHFPNNPHGLLITDYFEKRLRKTQNGTP, from the coding sequence ATGAAAACACCTTATAAGAACATCTACGACGTGCTAAAGCTGAACCGGTTCATCGTACTGGCCTCGGTCATTGCCGCTGCGGTCACGGCCATCGTATCCGTACTGATGGTCATCAAGCTGCACAGGGACACCGTGGGCAGCGCCTTTGTGGTCAATACCGATGGGAGCGCCATCCCCCTGAAGCTGGTCTCGCAGAACGAGAACCTGAAGGTGGAGATATTGTCGCACCTGGAGCTGTTCCACACCTATTTCTACGACATCGATGCCAGCAACTATGAAAGGCACCTTGAAAAGGCACTGTGGCTGGGCAACAGTTCGGTGGACAACCTCTATCGGCAGAAAAAGGCGGACGGGGTCTTCAACCGCTTGCTCCAGTACTCACTGGTGCAAAGGGTGCTGGACATTGAATCGAAAGTGGACGTGCAGAACGAACCTTACGGGTTTGAGACCAGATTGGTATTTGAAATCAACCGCGGGGCGACCACCGATACCTACGAGCTCATTACCACGGGCAAGCTCATTCGGGTGGACCGGCACTTTCCCAACAATCCGCACGGCTTGCTCATCACCGATTATTTTGAAAAGCGCCTTAGAAAAACACAAAACGGAACACCATGA
- a CDS encoding conjugal transfer protein, with the protein MKKHAKTLVLALAFVLLLPAGAACQGMPVYDNTNFISFTKSLIESGKQTAQLLKTVQFLKTQKENIEKVNNAIKQLKAVREMARNNKRLFDLVQDDLREILNSPYIKADEVDRISDSFNDIVSNSLEGLEYIDKILTSNTLKMTDAERAEVLKAKEKESREMVAEIEAKTKRYREIIAFRAMQDAINNRAAKY; encoded by the coding sequence ATGAAAAAGCACGCCAAAACCCTTGTACTAGCACTGGCCTTCGTTCTTTTATTGCCCGCAGGCGCTGCCTGCCAGGGGATGCCTGTGTATGATAACACCAATTTTATCAGTTTTACCAAATCGCTGATTGAGTCCGGCAAGCAGACCGCCCAATTGCTCAAGACCGTCCAGTTCCTAAAGACGCAAAAGGAGAACATCGAAAAGGTCAACAATGCTATCAAACAGCTCAAGGCCGTCAGGGAAATGGCCCGGAACAACAAACGTCTGTTCGACCTCGTACAGGACGATCTTAGGGAAATCCTAAACTCCCCCTACATCAAGGCCGATGAAGTGGACCGCATTTCGGATTCCTTCAATGATATCGTCAGCAATTCCCTCGAAGGATTGGAGTACATCGACAAGATACTCACCAGTAACACCCTGAAAATGACGGATGCCGAACGTGCCGAAGTGCTCAAGGCCAAGGAAAAGGAATCCCGGGAAATGGTGGCCGAAATCGAGGCCAAGACCAAGCGCTACCGCGAGATCATCGCCTTTAGGGCGATGCAGGACGCCATCAACAACCGCGCCGCCAAATATTAG
- a CDS encoding helix-turn-helix domain-containing protein: MAATIITTEDLMEFKMELLDDIRDLLAKQSKGGLKRYLKSSEVMDLLQISPGTLQNLRINGTLPYTKVGGIIFYDAEEIQKVMEANRVRHGLRR; this comes from the coding sequence ATGGCAGCAACCATCATTACCACCGAAGACCTCATGGAGTTCAAGATGGAACTCCTCGACGACATCAGGGACCTCTTAGCAAAACAGTCCAAGGGCGGCCTCAAAAGATACCTAAAATCCTCCGAGGTCATGGACCTCCTGCAGATCAGTCCGGGCACATTGCAGAACCTGCGCATCAACGGTACCCTGCCCTATACCAAGGTGGGCGGTATCATCTTCTACGATGCCGAGGAGATACAAAAGGTCATGGAGGCCAACCGCGTGCGCCACGGCCTGAGACGTTAA
- a CDS encoding RteC domain-containing protein — translation MEYQDLISQFETGLEGLESRHIDILQKAETGIQHTERCLKRLRSEIVDKGFDSKQEEIHFFKHVKPQIFSKLIYYGKLYGIESKRPRSSSKFQVKYLNAQIDRLQVYFNDNLEFYHYYRRGATSLDDQYFVRGRSDLRIPTDSFHFFTDEQFSTCQDLTVATIMAYDMLIVYLQQEIAKLENHTDNPKPYPMRQSSKLFWTGSKTELIELIYALQASGAINSGTADIKEMATHFEQAFNIDLGNYYHTFIEIRARKCSRTKFLDRLIEVLSKRLDESDANP, via the coding sequence ATGGAGTACCAGGATTTGATATCGCAATTTGAGACGGGACTTGAGGGCCTGGAGTCCCGCCATATCGACATCCTACAGAAAGCGGAAACGGGCATCCAGCATACGGAGCGGTGCCTCAAGAGGCTACGGAGTGAAATCGTGGACAAAGGCTTCGACAGTAAACAGGAGGAAATCCACTTCTTCAAGCACGTCAAGCCCCAGATATTCAGCAAGCTCATCTACTACGGCAAGCTGTACGGCATTGAGAGCAAACGCCCCCGCAGCAGCTCCAAGTTCCAGGTCAAGTACCTCAATGCCCAGATCGACAGGCTCCAGGTCTATTTCAACGACAACCTCGAATTCTACCATTACTACCGTAGGGGCGCCACCTCCCTCGACGACCAGTATTTCGTCAGGGGGCGGTCGGACCTGCGCATACCTACGGATTCCTTCCACTTTTTCACCGACGAGCAGTTCTCCACCTGCCAGGACCTGACCGTGGCCACCATCATGGCCTACGACATGCTCATCGTCTACCTGCAACAGGAGATCGCAAAGCTGGAGAACCATACCGATAACCCAAAACCATATCCCATGAGGCAATCATCAAAACTTTTCTGGACGGGCAGCAAGACGGAGCTCATCGAACTGATATACGCCCTACAGGCCAGTGGGGCCATCAACAGCGGCACCGCCGACATCAAGGAAATGGCCACCCATTTCGAGCAGGCGTTCAACATCGACCTGGGCAACTACTACCACACCTTTATCGAGATACGGGCACGCAAGTGCAGCCGTACCAAGTTCCTGGACCGCCTCATCGAGGTGCTCTCAAAGCGTCTGGACGAGTCCGACGCCAATCCATAG
- a CDS encoding N-acetylmuramoyl-L-alanine amidase, with the protein MKMKKVPKNVRFRIFAVQIVMVLFLKSGLLFGQDLGAKKVIVIDSGHGGKDFGAVGVNGIKEKDVVLDVAKAILELNESLRFPFDIYLTRYGDTLISLTDRAKLAKRLKADVFLSLHCNHSDNPNVRGVEVYASNQNSEFSDDATWLAFRLQSELNKNLGFTSRGVKFANFQVLRETAESMPTILLELGFLSNGDEVDYLMKQGNTNALALVTFLGLWNVYFPPKTDFPLELFSTHLSTHFKEVCN; encoded by the coding sequence ATGAAGATGAAAAAAGTGCCCAAAAACGTCAGATTTCGAATTTTCGCCGTTCAGATTGTAATGGTTCTGTTCCTCAAAAGTGGACTCCTTTTTGGGCAGGATTTGGGTGCAAAAAAGGTAATTGTGATCGATTCCGGGCATGGTGGGAAGGATTTCGGTGCCGTGGGGGTGAATGGCATAAAGGAAAAGGATGTGGTCTTGGATGTGGCCAAGGCCATTCTGGAACTCAACGAAAGCTTAAGATTTCCTTTTGATATCTATCTGACCAGATATGGCGATACGCTCATATCCCTTACAGATAGGGCTAAATTGGCCAAGAGACTTAAAGCAGATGTGTTCCTGTCACTGCACTGCAACCATTCAGACAACCCCAATGTTAGGGGCGTTGAAGTGTATGCTTCCAATCAAAATTCTGAATTCTCGGATGATGCTACTTGGTTGGCTTTTCGGTTACAATCCGAGCTTAATAAAAATCTTGGTTTTACGAGTAGGGGCGTGAAGTTTGCCAATTTTCAAGTGTTAAGGGAAACTGCTGAATCAATGCCGACCATTCTTTTAGAGTTGGGGTTTTTGAGTAACGGGGATGAAGTGGATTATTTAATGAAGCAGGGAAATACAAACGCCTTAGCATTGGTTACCTTTTTAGGTTTATGGAATGTTTATTTTCCACCTAAAACCGATTTTCCATTGGAATTGTTTTCTACCCACCTTTCTACCCACTTTAAGGAAGTATGTAATTAA
- a CDS encoding ATPase, producing the protein MGNPSKITEGGVEYSLGTFDGRNVVYDFPKILIYLDAKGKLLFGKKFRIHETDRDILLKLCSYAIRDREYCEAHGIDIDKGILLSGPVGCGKTSLMKLLRHIVPHRKPYEVIPCRNVTFGFNHLGFKTIEDYGNSRFYCFDDLGVEPVGRFYGKDLNVMGEVLLSRHELYMKSNRKIKTHATTNLNAEELEERYGNRVRSRMRELFNLVAFDKGAVDKRK; encoded by the coding sequence ATGGGCAACCCCTCTAAAATCACCGAAGGCGGCGTGGAATATTCGTTAGGCACTTTTGACGGTAGGAACGTGGTTTATGATTTCCCGAAGATACTCATCTACCTCGATGCCAAAGGAAAACTGCTGTTCGGCAAAAAGTTCAGGATCCATGAGACAGATCGCGATATCCTGTTGAAGCTCTGCTCGTACGCCATCAGGGACCGGGAGTATTGTGAGGCGCATGGGATTGACATCGACAAGGGCATCCTGCTATCGGGGCCGGTCGGCTGCGGAAAGACCAGCCTTATGAAACTTTTACGCCATATCGTACCCCACCGGAAACCCTACGAGGTCATACCCTGTCGCAACGTCACCTTTGGCTTCAACCATTTGGGGTTCAAGACCATCGAGGACTATGGCAATAGCAGGTTCTACTGTTTTGATGACCTGGGCGTTGAGCCCGTAGGGAGGTTCTATGGCAAGGACCTGAACGTGATGGGCGAGGTTTTGTTGTCCCGCCATGAACTGTACATGAAGAGCAACCGAAAAATAAAGACCCATGCCACCACCAACCTCAATGCCGAGGAACTGGAGGAACGCTACGGTAACAGAGTGCGCAGCCGCATGCGGGAACTGTTCAATTTGGTAGCATTTGATAAGGGTGCTGTGGATAAAAGAAAATGA
- a CDS encoding RNA-binding domain-containing protein, which yields MLGSTEIKSLIDSGEGYNLEFKKNIPSKVKEVTEEICAFANASGGTVLIGVNDENVVQGVVFNNTKRSALQNSINEISPALHCEIYTINIDSKDVVVIEVPSGDNKPYVLSGAIFVRQGPNSQKLTTVEEMRDFFQQADRIYFDEAPCKEFDMNTHLPSNNVDQFKLLAGLTSTVPNGQILNNLKLITKEGFIKNGAALFFAENPEQLFEKAVVRCVAFDGIDKRFIEDDKIMTGSLYNQYLQSMSWLKKKLDVRYDIEGEGSQPRKEIWEIPETVFKEAIINALAHRDYYDKGARITVEVFNDRVEISNPGGLISGIPKNEFGKRSLSRNPLIFGLFERIRMVEQVGSGIGRMRDLMIEADLTEPEFNTEGMFTVTVRRPFDFNKWVDKWVDNLTDNRVNIIKAIHENGKVSKRELEEKVGLSATAIDNNLDALKDLGLIERVGGAKGGHWQINYILP from the coding sequence ATGTTAGGCTCTACCGAAATAAAATCACTCATTGACTCTGGAGAGGGGTATAATTTAGAATTCAAAAAAAACATACCCAGCAAGGTAAAGGAGGTTACTGAAGAAATATGTGCATTTGCCAATGCTTCAGGAGGTACCGTTCTCATTGGGGTAAACGACGAAAATGTTGTTCAGGGTGTTGTTTTTAATAACACAAAACGTTCTGCGCTACAAAATTCAATCAATGAAATATCACCTGCGCTACATTGTGAGATCTATACCATAAATATAGATTCCAAAGATGTTGTAGTTATTGAAGTGCCTTCTGGAGACAATAAGCCCTATGTGCTCTCTGGAGCTATTTTTGTACGCCAGGGCCCAAACTCACAAAAACTCACTACTGTAGAAGAGATGAGGGATTTCTTCCAACAGGCGGACCGGATTTACTTTGACGAAGCTCCCTGTAAAGAATTTGACATGAACACCCATCTCCCAAGCAACAATGTCGATCAGTTTAAATTGTTGGCGGGTTTAACTTCCACTGTACCAAATGGACAGATTCTCAACAACCTCAAATTGATTACGAAAGAAGGTTTCATAAAAAATGGGGCAGCTTTATTTTTTGCTGAAAATCCCGAACAACTCTTCGAAAAAGCGGTCGTTCGCTGTGTGGCCTTTGATGGTATCGACAAACGGTTTATTGAAGATGATAAAATCATGACCGGTTCATTATACAATCAATATCTGCAATCAATGTCTTGGTTGAAAAAGAAATTGGATGTACGTTATGATATTGAAGGCGAAGGGTCACAACCAAGAAAGGAAATTTGGGAAATTCCGGAAACCGTTTTCAAGGAAGCCATAATCAATGCTCTGGCCCACAGGGATTATTATGACAAAGGGGCTCGAATTACTGTTGAAGTATTTAATGATAGGGTTGAAATTTCTAATCCCGGTGGTTTAATCAGTGGCATTCCTAAAAATGAATTTGGAAAAAGAAGCTTAAGCAGAAACCCTCTGATATTTGGTCTATTTGAGAGAATAAGAATGGTCGAACAAGTAGGTTCTGGTATTGGGAGAATGAGAGATTTAATGATTGAAGCTGATTTAACCGAACCTGAATTTAATACTGAAGGCATGTTTACCGTCACAGTTAGAAGACCTTTTGATTTTAATAAGTGGGTAGATAAGTGGGTAGATAATCTTACTGATAATAGAGTTAATATTATTAAAGCTATTCATGAAAACGGTAAAGTTTCCAAAAGAGAACTTGAAGAAAAAGTTGGCTTAAGTGCTACTGCTATTGATAATAATCTTGATGCTCTAAAAGATTTAGGTCTTATAGAAAGAGTTGGTGGTGCCAAAGGTGGCCATTGGCAAATTAATTACATACTTCCTTAA
- a CDS encoding aminotransferase class I/II-fold pyridoxal phosphate-dependent enzyme, with translation MAKIKHNNFLDTVNAVFTDAKQEGILHLYAKGGSFSGRTIGIGERKLFHFGTTGYLGLEQDMRLKRAAADAIMAYGTQFPLSKSYISHPLYDQLEEKVTTMYGSPIIITKNSTLGHLGVIPSAVSDRDAIILDHQVHWSVQSASKVLKNRSVPIDMVRHNDLNILEDKIKSHSNKRERIWYMADGIYSMYGDYAPIRELMALCNRYPQLFLYIDDVHGMGWIGKNGTGYALSELGELPDNVLLFGTLSKTFGASGAVLACADKKMHNKIKTFGGPLTFSAQLEPASVAAAIASADIHLSPEIYELQNDLRGRIQYFNGLLQDTDLPLVDHNNSPVFYIGTGMPKTGYNFVNRLMKEGYYVNLGLFPAVPVKNTGVRITISRHNQKKEIKGLIEAMAYHFPKALADTNTTPQRVFHAFKLRPKTKDDSIEPHGLLVTLETSIEKIDKTIWNRCMAHRGTFDWDGLKFLEESFSGNGQREHDWKFWYLIVRDRNGTPILATYLTLSLWKDDMLAPPKLSAEIEALRKETPYHMTSKVLSMGSLFTEGGHLYLDASMPLKHRALDILFQNLERLEKQHGAKMVVLRDFGENDALHAHFQGQGFVRVQMPDSCSVHLDKGISIGDYIGQLSARNRRHFRKDILSKIPLTEVGIIESPNPAQLERIRELYNNVHSNNLGLNTFSFPAKLFDNMAAHPNWEFIAIAPKERPEQIIGAMLCYKNGGQTYVPAFVGLDYGSNEVYGTYRQLLYRTIERAIDLKCRQIDLGMTAAFEKRKLGALVEGRYAYLQTADNYILERLGVLEGR, from the coding sequence ATGGCAAAGATCAAGCACAACAACTTTTTGGACACCGTAAACGCGGTCTTTACGGACGCCAAACAGGAGGGCATCCTCCACCTCTACGCCAAGGGCGGCTCCTTTTCGGGGCGCACCATTGGCATAGGCGAACGGAAACTGTTCCATTTTGGGACCACGGGCTATCTGGGGCTCGAACAGGACATGAGGCTCAAAAGGGCCGCCGCCGATGCCATCATGGCCTATGGCACCCAGTTCCCGCTCTCCAAATCCTACATCTCACACCCCCTATACGACCAATTGGAGGAAAAGGTCACGACGATGTACGGCAGCCCCATCATCATCACCAAGAACAGCACCCTCGGGCATTTGGGGGTCATCCCCAGCGCGGTCAGCGACCGGGACGCCATCATACTCGACCACCAAGTGCATTGGAGCGTACAGAGTGCCTCCAAGGTGCTCAAGAACCGGAGCGTCCCCATAGATATGGTGCGCCATAACGACCTGAATATATTGGAGGACAAAATAAAATCGCACTCCAATAAACGGGAGCGCATCTGGTACATGGCCGATGGCATCTATTCCATGTACGGCGATTATGCCCCCATCAGGGAACTCATGGCTCTTTGTAACAGATACCCCCAACTCTTCCTCTACATAGACGATGTCCACGGCATGGGCTGGATCGGGAAAAACGGCACGGGCTACGCACTGTCCGAGCTCGGGGAACTGCCCGATAACGTCCTGCTCTTCGGCACCCTGAGCAAGACCTTTGGGGCCAGTGGGGCCGTACTGGCATGTGCCGACAAAAAAATGCACAATAAAATAAAAACGTTCGGTGGGCCGCTCACCTTTTCCGCACAGTTGGAGCCGGCCTCCGTGGCAGCGGCCATCGCCTCGGCGGACATACACCTCTCTCCCGAGATCTATGAACTACAGAACGACCTGCGCGGTCGCATCCAATATTTCAATGGCCTGTTACAGGATACCGACCTGCCCCTTGTCGACCACAACAATTCCCCCGTATTCTACATCGGTACGGGCATGCCCAAAACGGGCTATAACTTTGTGAACCGGCTCATGAAGGAGGGCTATTACGTCAACCTCGGACTGTTCCCCGCCGTGCCCGTCAAGAACACCGGGGTGCGCATCACCATCTCACGGCACAACCAGAAAAAGGAGATAAAAGGCCTGATCGAGGCCATGGCCTACCATTTCCCGAAAGCATTGGCTGACACCAATACCACGCCCCAACGGGTGTTCCATGCCTTTAAGCTGCGCCCCAAGACCAAGGATGATAGCATAGAGCCCCATGGGCTATTGGTCACACTGGAGACCTCTATTGAAAAAATTGACAAAACCATTTGGAACCGCTGTATGGCACATCGGGGCACCTTCGATTGGGACGGTCTCAAGTTTTTGGAGGAAAGTTTCAGCGGCAACGGCCAAAGGGAGCACGATTGGAAATTCTGGTACCTGATCGTCCGTGACCGTAACGGCACCCCTATCCTGGCCACCTACCTCACCCTTTCCCTTTGGAAGGACGATATGCTGGCCCCGCCCAAACTGTCGGCCGAAATCGAGGCCCTGAGAAAGGAGACCCCCTACCACATGACCTCCAAGGTGCTTTCCATGGGCTCGCTATTTACTGAGGGCGGTCACCTTTACTTGGACGCTTCCATGCCATTGAAGCACAGGGCACTGGACATCCTGTTCCAGAACTTGGAACGGCTTGAAAAGCAGCACGGCGCCAAAATGGTGGTGCTCCGGGACTTTGGGGAGAACGATGCCCTGCACGCCCATTTTCAGGGACAGGGCTTTGTCCGTGTGCAGATGCCGGATTCCTGTTCGGTCCATCTGGATAAGGGCATTTCCATTGGGGATTACATCGGGCAGCTATCGGCACGGAACCGACGGCATTTCAGAAAGGATATCCTGTCCAAAATACCCTTGACCGAAGTTGGAATCATTGAATCTCCCAATCCTGCACAACTGGAACGCATCCGGGAACTATATAATAACGTCCACAGTAACAACCTTGGGCTGAACACCTTTTCGTTTCCCGCCAAGCTGTTCGATAATATGGCCGCCCACCCGAATTGGGAGTTCATTGCCATCGCCCCGAAGGAACGCCCAGAACAAATTATCGGGGCAATGCTCTGTTATAAAAATGGCGGACAGACCTACGTTCCCGCCTTTGTGGGGCTGGACTACGGTTCCAACGAAGTCTACGGCACCTATCGCCAACTGCTCTACCGCACCATCGAACGCGCCATTGACCTGAAATGCCGACAGATCGATCTGGGCATGACCGCCGCCTTCGAAAAGCGCAAGCTCGGTGCCCTTGTCGAGGGACGCTATGCCTACCTACAGACCGCGGATAACTATATACTCGAACGCCTTGGTGTTCTTGAGGGCCGGTAA